A single region of the Raphanus sativus cultivar WK10039 chromosome 1, ASM80110v3, whole genome shotgun sequence genome encodes:
- the LOC130511553 gene encoding vacuolar protein sorting-associated protein 2 homolog 3-like, whose translation MNIFSKKPNPREVLRESKREMTQATRGIEKEISSLQSEEKKLVLEIKRTAKTGNEGATKTLARQLIRLRQQIANLQGSRAQMRGIATHTQAMHAHTSVAAGIQGATKAMSAMSKNMDPAKQAKVMREFQKQSAQMDMTTEMMSDSIDDALDNDEAEDETEDLTNQVLDEIGIDVASQLSSAPKGKIGRKNAEDVSSSSEMDDLEKRLAALR comes from the exons ATGAACATCTTCTCCAAGAAACCTAATCCCAGAG AAGTGCTTAGGGAGAGTAAGCGAGAGATGACACAAGCTACGAGAG GAATCGAAAAAGAAATCTCATCTCTTCAATCAGAA GAGAAAAAGCTCGTTCTTGAGATTAAAAGAACTGCTAAAACAGGGAATGAG gGAGCTACAAAGACTCTTGCCAGGCAATTGATCCGGCTAAGGCAGCAAATAGCCAACTTACAAGGTAGCCGAGCTCAAATGCGAGGCATTGCTACTCATACACAG GCTATGCATGCACACACTTCGGTTGCTGCAGGAATACAAGGTGCCACTAAGGCAATGTCAGCTATGAGCAAG aATATGGATCCAGCAAAGCAGGCTAAGGTTATGAGAGAATTCCAAAAGCAGTCTGCTCAAATGGACATGACT ACTGAGATGATGTCAGACTCCATAGATGATGCTTTAGACAATGACGAAGCTGAAGACGAAACAGAGGACTTGACCAACCAG GTTCTTGATGAAATCGGCATTGATGTCGCCTCACAG TTATCATCTGCTCCAAAAGGTAAAATTGGCAGAAAGAATGCAGAAGATGTCAGCAGCAG TTCTGAAATGGATGATCTGGAGAAGCGGTTGGCTGCGCTtagatag